TTTGTCAGTTCTCATGTTAGAGCAGTAGTAACAATAAACCCAAGTGTGGAAAAGTGTTAGGCTTGAGAATGATTGGCAGAAATGTAAACATAAAAGACATGTGTAGGGCAATTCAGAGGAAATCCGTGTTTACCTTTTCTTGTGGGAAGTTAAAACGTATATATAGACTTACAAATATTTATGTACCCTTTATGGTATCCAGTCCATAAGTTCTAACATACTTGGTTTTGTGTTGAAGATGAGGAGCTTTATTCTGGGACTTCTTACAATTTCTTGGGAAGTGAACCTATTATTTCACGGCACTCTCATCAGAGCCCTCTGAGAACGGAGTATGCAATTCCTTGGCTTAATGGTAAGTGGGCATGAGAACTGGCTCAAACAagttacttttcctttttcaacaTCACACGTACAGGGTCTAAGTGTCTGACCCTGGGTAAGGAGTAATTGTCTGGTATCTCAAAGAGATGGATTTTGTTATACTGGCATACACTATGAGTGTGTGCCCTCATGCATGCCATCAAGAgactttattttgaaatttcaggATTTCTATCAGCATTGGTCATGAAAACAGCTTCCGAATATACACGCTTCAACTTGACATTAACAGTTTATCTCTTACCTGCTTGTTCATCTGTGCAATAATGCAGCTTAGTTATGATATGGTAAGGAATGGAATGGTTTTGGTCTTGAATTGGTTCTCAAATTGAGATGATCATGGTTCCTGATGCTTTTTAAGTACCTCAATTTCAAAATTCACTGAGTTTTGTGAATGCTCAGAGGTTTGAGGCTTTGTACCAAAAGGACCAAAGTCATGATCACTGTCCAAAAAGCACAGGATTCTGAGTTTTGTAATACATATTGTAATGGCACTGTCATTCAGTGCTTCAGCTAATAGCTGAAATAGAGGAGAAGCAGGCAAGGGAAGGTTACCTCTCCAGGCCCATTAGAAAACCACATTTGAGTGTGGACTGAAGAGTGCTGAAGTAATGAGCTGTCAGATCATAGAGATCTCTCAGGTATCTTAGTGCTTTCACATAGGTTTTAtggggcttggggtttttttctgtttctggtcggtttttggtggtttggtgttttttagAAATCCTATTCATGTTATGAACAGCAAACTGTGTAAGCAGGTCAGTGAgtggagaggagggaaatgCAGTGTGGAGTTTGGGTGAGACACAGCTTCTGAGGGTCTTTGAGGGGATCTAGTTAGTAGTCACATATGTAATAGAAAATTCTTCTGTTTGTATCTGTAGAGCCCAACTTTGTTTTTGCTGATGTGATAAGAGCAGATCCAAACAGCACAGATGGAGAAGACGACAAGATATACTTCTTTTTCACTGAGGTGTCTGTGGAGTATGAATTTGTTGGAAAATTGATGATACCAAGAATAGCTAGAGTATGCAAGGTGGGAGATAGTTCAGTTTACTTTATCTCTTAGaatcttgtgtgtgtgtgttaaaaAGCATTCATTATTGTGGACTTACTGCCAGGTAAATGGAGATGTTTGAGTTCAGGGAATCTTAATCAATGAGCAGTTCCAATCAGTTAATCAGAACTAAGAAAGCCTAATGGCTGCTTTGTAAATAAATACTTGATCTAATTTTGCACAGTTGTGAGATTTCAGTACATCTGAAggttctgctcttctctgggagaaaacaaaacaaccatgACAAAACCCAGCAACAGAAAAAGTGTCACCCCagttttctttgtaattttttttaaacaagtacAGCTCCCTGTGAAGAAGTGACTTTGGTTGGAGCTGAGCAGATAGGATATGTGTCAGGTGACTTTGAAGTAGCTGTGTGCAAGCGAAACTGTAGCTGTGTccacagcaaaatatttcttgacTGTGGTGTAGCCGATGGTACTTCTGTGAAGCTGCTACAGCTGCCAGAGCCTGAGGGGAAATGGTCACCAGCAGCCTGATTCTGTCACACTTGCTGTGCTTAAACCTCAGTGTGTTAAGCTGATTCAAGTACATCCTCAGAAGTGCTGGTTAAAAGTCTTGCTGATTAAAgtttttttcagtagaaaatgtttatttaacaaaaacTTTTTCAGTGGAATGTatcaatttcctttttttttccaacaggaaATTTATCTGgctgtttcatttttatgaggttgaaagttttattttgacTTTACTGTTTTGTATTTAAACAGGGAAGTCAAAACATCAATAACAAGTTAGTGCCCTTAAGATTTCCATTAAacaaggagctggaggcaggttTAGATGGGGCTTATTGTTGTGGCACTCTGTCCACTGACAGCTTGTGCACACTTTAAAAGGGGAGTATTGTGGAATATGAGAGCTtcatttattatattattatatatttcaGACTGTTTGAAATAGAAATCAGTGGCAGATTGCAAATCTGTAAGCATTTATACTTAACTGTTATAATAAATCTTGTAGATTTCCTTTAATACATTGCATACACCATTGGATAATGAATGGAAATATTAAATGGAAATATTAATAGTGATGCAATTTGCCCTTTTATAAGAGCAGTATCAGAGCTACATCTCAAATATCAAATATAGCAAtggtttttaaatgcaaaaatgcTGCTAGTTCTCCtcacaaacactttttttttttttttttaatatcataaGAGGGACCAAGGAGGATTAAGGACCTTGCAGAAAAAATGGACTTCCTTTCTCAAGGCCAGACTGATTTGTACCATCCCTgataagaatttaattttcaatgtTATCAATGATGTTTTTATTCTCAAATCTCCAACTTTGAAGGAACCAGTGATATATGGAGTCTTCACCCCACAGCTGTAAGTGTGGTATATATAGCCTTTTCCTGGATAAATTCCTTTAATCTCAATTCGTTACTACAAGAAAATAGTAATTACTCCtatgttttgttggggttttttcctaatttcttcCTGAACTTACAGGAATAATGTGGGGTTGTCAGCAGTGTGTGCGTACAATCTGTCTACTGTAGAAGAGGTTTtctcaaaaggaaaatacatgCAGAGTGCTACAGTAGAACAGTCTCACACAAAGTGGGTACGATACAATGGGGAAATTCCTAATCCTCGACCTGGTGCGGTAAGTTTCCGTAATCTTGGATCTGATGACTTTTTTAATGCTCAGTAGTGAACAGACTAGGCATTAGTTACTAGACATTAGTAACCTACTAATGATTCATTTGTTTGCCCTCACCTGGTTACTTCTTGTAAAAACTTTGTAGAAAAACACTCAAGTGTTCTGAACTTTTTATCTGGGAATCAAAGtctttgggttttgggtttttgaaATTTAGAATTAAGTTATTTGctggttttgtatttcattatttcattaattatCTTCTCATTGGGAAATAGAACTCAGTTTACACTGGCAACATCATATACTTTTTAGttcagatgaaaagaaatacagcaacTGTTGCATTGTCACAGTAGAATCAGCAGGTTTATCCAATGTAGTGCACTGCTTTGCAAACTCAAACTTTCCTAGTGCTGGGTCTCCTTCCCGACTTTTCTTACTTCCTTACGTTCCTTACAATCATATTGTTGCTAGTGCTTAAAGAAGTGATGGTTAAAAGTACTGAAAATGCACGAGAGCACAGGAGGAATATTTTCCTAGAATATGTTTTGTACCAAAACAAAAACGTAGTCCAAAACTCAGGGGTTAGTACATCCCTGAAGCCAAAGTGCAATGAGACCTGAGAACCTTCCTTGCTACAATGAGAATAGTGTACAGGTGTGGTTACTGGCCAAAATAAtgtggagaagaaaatgcataCAGCTGCTGTtaattgtctttattttgtACAAGTAAATGATACAATTTggttgtcttttttcctttttcacccCCTCCTTGTCCCCCCTTCTAGTGTATAAACAATGAAGCCAGAGCATCAAACTACATGAGTTCTCTGAATTTACCAGACAAAACATTGCAGTTTGTTAAAGATCATCCTCTGATGGATGACTCAGTGACCCCAATGGGAGACAGACCTCGGCTAGTAAAGCGAGATGTGAAGTACACACAGATTGTAGTTGACAGAGTCAGAGTACTCAATGGCACCATCTATGATGTTATGTTCATTGGTACAGGTGAGTTCTACAAAACACCTGTTTCTGGTGTTTTCACACCAGCTGATGTAAAAAGTAAGATGCCGCAGTAAGTGGACAATCTTAGGTGCTTTAAAAAAGTATCATGGGAAAAGAACTGCAAAGCTTCAACGAGTTCAGCAAAACCACACAATATAATCCCCAACTGGTCATTTTGTGTACCAAAATGTTATTTCTTGCTCAGAGGTCCTGATGATGGCAAGTTTAATGGTTGCCTTTGACATAGAGTCAAAGCTGAACAGCAAGCAAATTATTGAGACAACTTGTAGCAATTGTGCAGgcttttttcttgcctttttatttcaagGATCTTACTTAAACATATTTCTCTGTTGTTTCAGATCGAGGAGCCCTGCACAAAGCTATCAGCTATGAAAATGGAATGCATATTATTGAAGAAACACAGCTTTTTCCAAATTTTGAACCAGTCCAAACTCTCGTGCTTTCATCCAAAACAGTAAGTGGTGTAAGCATCACAGCATTCATCTCATTTTGTTCTttcacaaaacttttttttttaccactttTGCGGCCCTGTGACAAGAAACAATCACTGTGCATAGAGCCAAAGGCTGCATTTGTAACTCACCATGCTGCAGCAATCACGTATTGCCTGCTGCGTTTCAGTATGTTTGGTAGGTGGCGAGCTTCTGAAGCTATGTGGACATGGGGAAGGGCCGGGGGAGCACAGGTGTGCAGGTCTTCGCTTGGTTTGCATGTGCAAAAGCTGGAAACTGTAAAGTGATTTAAGATACCAGATTTCAGTAATGGAGTAATGTAAAAGACCTGACCCCTTGTGGCCACTGTAGATTTGTGAGGAAAAATCCCTGGGGTTAAGGTTAGAGGAGTGGTGTGTGGTTTTGAGGAAATACACCTAAGAAGAGAGAAAGTCTTCTAGCACAGAGACTCATAATTGTGTAGCTAATTGATTTCTGCCGTCCCAAATCTCACAGGCTCCTGCATGCTGGATGAGTTGTGAGAGCAGTCACgttgctgcagctgtgggtgaGGACCTCTGGTGAGGTCCTGTCTGCCCAGTGGGgcaccagctgcagctgagtgGCACAAGACCTGCTGCAGGCTCCAAACCTGGCAGCTGTCCTGCACCATTCATCAGTTGCTTGGTTTAATCCTGGAGGGGTTTTGTGACAGTAGGAGGATAATCACTGTGTGTAGTTTGTTCATGAGTTAGGTTTCTGGCCCTAGTTACTCAAACGTTCAGATCCATGAATGTATCTGTCTATGCCTAAAGTCACTTGTAGCATCAGTGAGATTTTCTGGGTTTCATAAGGAATGAATGCCTCTTTTGAAGCATCTAGGAGTAATACCAGCCTTTAGTAGCTACATAGTGATCCATAAGTGCTCTGCAGCTTAGGGATTTAGGAATACTTtgaaacagcttttatttttgtgtgatatttaataaaatgttgCATGTCAACATGATCAGCTCAGTGGAACAAAGCTTTATGCCATAATTTTTACAAGCTCATCCTGCACACTTACTTATCCGTTCATGCTTATAATAGAAAGAAAGGACAGAGTATGTTTTTGCTAGACAAATGAAAATCAGGATTAAAACCATCTGTGCTTAGTTTTCCATAAACGTGCTTGTATTATTTTTGTATGATACATCACACTAATCACACTTATGTATGTGTAgataaacattattttatttgtatttattattgTATTTATTAAGCAAATAAGTATTTGCTTAATGTGCAAAGAAAGTTTCAAATTACTTGCTTTGACAGGAAGTCTCAGACTTTTCCCTGTCATAAAACACAGTGGTAGATAGCTCTTCTAATAAATATGCTAATACACATTTTTCTAATTGTGGGATCATTCCTACACTTCCTCAATTATGATTTGCCCATTTCAGGGGAgtgcaaagaaagaaatgggcCTTAAGCCTGATACCAAAGACACATCATGTAGCAGTTTCAGCACACACTTGGTAGTGAAGACTAGTGTAGAAATACTGGTAGTGTagaaaaattgaatttattcGCTCTGGGTCCAGGTGCCGTATGCTCAGTTCCTCAAGGATATCCAGAAAGGGGACAGTAGAAGGCATGGCACAGAGACTGCATAGGGAATGCTCTGTCTTTTCACAGAGAAACTTCTCTCAGAGCTTGGAATTGAAATAAAACACTGCTTCCTGCATTGTCACAGTGGAGAGTAACAGTTTGTATCTTCTGCAAGGGAAAATCTCCATGTTGCAAGTATAATTGTTGACGCATAAAACTAAACCCTGAAGTAATGCTGCCCAGTACATTCCTGTAAAACCAGAGGTCCTTTTCAGTGATGAGAAATGGGAGGCCAGGTGCCAGAGCCATGGTAACTGTATCGTCACGGTACCATCCAAGCAGGGATTCCTGCTGCTTCCTAACCTGAAAACGCAAGTCTCTGCCTCCACAGTCAGTGGCTACTGAAGTCCACCACTGAACTGTGATATATGTCATGGCATACCCACAGCAGTGGATGTACCACAGAAGGGTGATCATTACCCTGATGGTGGGCTTTAGACCTCTCTGGAGTCAGAGTCCTTTCTGAGTGTATTTTTTGCTAGTCTCTAGGTTCTTCCCATAGTGTGTGGAGGGTGGTGGGACAGAGTCAGATGAGCTTACAGTAGATTATCTTAACTCCTGCTTGACCGGAAGGTgtgtctggattttttttaaatggtttgcTCAGCTCGCTGCATGTTCCTTGAACTTTTGAGTGCATGAGTTGGGAAACAGGCCAAGACACTACAATCCATGCGCAGTGTTGCACTGTTGCAGCGTTACCCAGCAGGGCACTAGAGATGAGCAGTGCTTAGGGCACTGTGGAAATCTTGGAGCAGAATGGGAAACTTTCCCTAGGAAGTTGGATGTCTCCAACACTGTAGACTTCCTTCTGTGAGCACTGCATCACAGTCCAGCACTAATCTATGTCAAATATCAGGATGGAACACTGCATTTGAACGTTCGTTTGACTGTCTTTCAAGCTGTATCTTCCAGCAGTACCAGCAGTTTCTTTTTTGATCCTGTTTTATCTTGCATTTTCTAGTGTCAAGAGTTTCCTTGAAGGTTCTTTGCACACTTTATATTCAAGAAGGATTCAAACTAATTTGTGCTTGGTCTTGCAGTTTCCTCTAGAGACTTCCTCATGATCATTGCATTAAAGAGACTGACCTGTTTCGAGTTCTCATGGAAGAATCTCCTTACATCCTTAGTTGAAAGAGCAGAGCATCATTGAGCCCCAAAACCTAAATTCAGCCCTAAGATGCTCTGtcagttcttttcttcagggtGTTTACGATGTCAAGACCAAATGTCTGCACCTGAACGTGAGATTTTTGAAGAATATTTCTCTACTTTAAATCCTTCCTTGCATGTCTGCGCATCATTTTGTGACCATACTCATCCTGCTGGAGTCAAGCAGTCTCACTGCAGACATGACTCCGAGTACATTGCTGTGTACTGAGATTGGTATGGCTGCAGTACAAGAAGAGCCATTCTGTGCTTGGATCCAGCTTGTTTGCCTGACAGCTGCAGTAGGGTGCTGATAAACGTGCTCGGTGTTCTGCTCAGGGTGAAGCCAGCTCACTGCTGAGGTGGGGTGTGCCATTCATCTTCTTATGCAGAGCCTCTCAAAAGGAGTAGTGGGTCAGTCGCAGTGGTTTGGGACTGTAGCACAGGTCCATTTCTTGAGGCTTTGCTTGATAATACGGAAAGTTAGAGTCTACTTTTAGCCATTGTTTTCCCTGAGCTCTAAAGCAGATGAGTGAAATACGGCAGCTGCCTGCCTTTTATAATAAGGATGAGTGTGGTCTTTTCCTGCAGTGCTTAGAGTCAGACTCTGAGTCAAACtcaggggatttgggatccccagCAGCAATGGTTCAACAGCCACTCTGATTATATTCCCCTTCTCCTAGGTGTCTTGCCAGTGCTGTTTCCTTTGAATACTACCAGTGTTCTTCCACAAGAAGCATTTGGCTCTCATAAGGGGGATGCCGATGTGGCTGCAGAGACTGGCTGGCTGGAAAGCTGAAAGCAGTGGGGCTGCTTTGGGTTAACAGGAGCAGGTCCTGCGCTGAGCAAGCCTTGCCTCATAGAAGGATTATTGCATTCATATTTCTGGAAAAACTGTGTGATAAAGTGTGAACAAACCTCTCTCCTGCCCTCATTAAAAGCTgctcccagagagaaaggggccctggctccctcacaaatatctggtccacacctgggtcctgggtcaacgatcccagataccttgcctcgccactatccagttgcacacttgtgcccataaggtcccaaacccgaagcagccaggtggtataaggctcacgcccccttcgcacaatgtcgtttcgcatagcacggagactgtcgtgcgacagggactcagtgatgacttctggctctggctctcctgctggttgtgagggccctggttccccatcatcattaactggtcgtactgatttggtcttacacttcctcctttgcacaggggcgactgctgctggctgtggttgtccttgtggttcagctggaGCCTGGATGGTTGTAATATCTGTGGGTTCTGCTGCTGCACCATCAGACTctccctctttggggcagggagagggtttccCACCAGCTGGGGAGGTGTATTCCCTCTGCACATCTCACACATCTCCTTCATTAGTGCCCCTACTAAGTCTGGGTGGTTCATTTCTGAGgtgggctgtggggcaggatcCCTAGTCTCTGgagccatgtcaggttctggggcagcaCCCGTAGTCTCTGGGGTGGTTGTCTGGGTAGTTATCCAAGTTAATCTCACCTTACCTCTgagtgctaaatagagtaggcctatcagcaccACTTGGTTAATATCTAGAGGTAATGTAAACCCTTCCAATGCTGGTGGGATAGGCGCAAAGAACTGGTTGaagggttgggagaaaacttcccccgGTGTTACTGCCTCACGGAAGGTACCATtattaacataaccccaaaaacatgcacTCAGTGTGAGATAGCCTTGTATCCATGTGCCCACCTTCCAGGggaatttaaaaatccattaattCCTCACCTTATTTGACCCATAGTGCAAACTGGATAACAGTCATGGTACCCTTAGTTGTAGGACCCATGTTTAGATAAGGAGCTGCAAATGGGAGAAATATAGCCACAACCACCTGCCACCCGAACCAGGGTAAGCTAGCCCACATGGTGCTGCCTAATGAGGTTTCTCTATTCAGCACACAAAAATCAGGTTACCCAGGAATTGTTACTCGTTTTTTGCCCTTTTCTCTCAATGCCCTCGAACCgcacattgggcgccaagatctgtcttggtttgaaaaaCAGGTGTCTgctgaggaaggcaggagcctgccttggaatggaaaatgtaccccccttccctctgaattattataattttgaagttaaggggctttcaggcaaagatatgagaaaTAGGAATAATAGTTCCTTACTAGTATATATAACAAGGCAATAATACAGAAACCCTGGCTTAACCTGACAGTCAGCATACAACATGACGCCCTGccaggcagggtggtggtagcagtctgattaagtggtggctgcagtcctctttgaagtggttctgttgaattggtgatcctgtagaagggtctggtcttcctctgaaggtccagtggtggttatgtagctcttgtcctctgggaatcctgTAGGTAAGGGCTGCCTGTGGCCTTCCAcacctcagattatatccaggtaggaatgcttggttcctcctcctgggcggagcatctcacaatgggatgatgtaattttatgagtcatgcagtgagcCTAGatggctcattaacagaagataccTCTCTGGAAGGAGTTATCAGGGATCTgtcacagaagagagaaagaacacTGCCCTACCTGGTTTTAgcagatggtgatagaatacatacttttggttacatcttacattgtaacctaagacGTAAAGTCATAGTTAGACATGATTACTTTCCACATACCTGTTTCAgctttttgttgtctttttgcACTTTCACCAAGATAACTGTCTAGAAATAAAAGCTAATCAAATGCTTATTCTCCTCAGGCACCACTTTTTACAAAATGCCTGTATGTATGcactttttaataatatttaaattgtTCAATGAATTGGATTGTTTGGGTTTGAGAAAGTGActggctgtgattttttttgttgtgctttgttttctttagggCAGAAGATACCTCTTTGCTGGTTCAAATTCTGGTGTGGTGCAGTCTCCAGTGGCATTCTGTGACAAGTACACCACTTGTGTTGACTGTGTTTTAGCAAGGGATCCTTACTGTGCTTGGAAACCCCTTGAAGCTTCCTGCattgatatttttaaagaaggtGAAATGGAAAGGTAATAGTATCCTTTGGTTACCTTACAGTTACAATCAGTATTTAATCAGTCTTACTGATGattggaattttaaaaattgaatgtTTTCAGATACAGACTTTTTCCTATCCATTTATGTCTGTTAGTTCTGTTTAGATGAGTCCTATTTAGTACAAAAGGATGGGCAGACTTTAGGAAACAAGATTTGAAGTTGTAATGGTTGGACTTCCTTTTACAGGAGCTGGATTCAAAACATAGGTGGAGATGCATCTTCTTGTTCTGGTGAGTTAGTCTTTGAAGAGCTCTGTCATATGTCTAGGTGGAGTGGTGAAAGAGTTctgtttatttcagcttttattttgtgattATCTGGACATTGATTTGCATTTAAATAGGTATGGGATTCTGCTTTGAATATTTGAGCATTTATACGACCTGCATGTTGTCTTAAAAACTGTCTGTGTTTGTATGCATTTCAGTATGCAGTGCACAACCCCCTGAAATGAATGGGGGCACCTCAACAGTGACTTGTGAATGAAAGCAATACCAGAAGTACTTCTAATGCAGAGGCCTCTGTCTCTTTGATGCAGCATTTGACATTCTACTGTGAGCTTTGACAAGTGCTTGGTTATTGCTGCTAGATCAGATTAAATGATTCTATaaaaaaagctggttttatGGTGAGAGGGGAGGGGGAACTCAGAACATGatacagagcagctgaagtacCTTCCATAGTGCTTTAAGACAAGTAACCACAGGTCCTTTCTTTATTGTAtgtcctgctgccaccagaTCAAGGAGATCGTAAAGAGGAGTACAGTTACAGGAGATTTGAGCTGCAGTAAAAAAAAGCTCTTAAGAGTTTGATGTActcactttttatttctaatcCTAGCAAACTCTGGACTGCTATGAGAGCTTTGcctgttattttttttgttaacttACAGGGTGGCATTGTGGGTGTGCCCTAAGTGCaactaatcttttttttcagaagagagTTCCTAATTCAGTTTCCTCTTGGATATTTTGTAGTTGCTGGTTTACTTAAAATGCACTGATTGGATATAAAATGAGACTAAGTACAGTATCTTTCCCAAACAATGACTTGTCTCAGGTGTACTCTCAGTTGTGGGTCACTGAGGTCTCACTTGTCTAGAAGTGGAGGCTGTCTTAGAGTTGAGGTGTCCTATCTCTTAGTTTGTGTTGATGTTTCACGTGCAGTTTGGTATTCCACTGAGATCCTTGCATGCTGTCCACCTGGTCTTGTGAGGTGAATGCCATAATCTTCATGCTTCCAGTAAGACTGTAACACAGTCTGGTGAAGCTGTACAGATTAGAACAAACTGGAATCATTGCTGATACTCTGCACGTTTATTTTGATGTTCCAGATAAAGTAAGAGAGAATCCCCTACAGCATACATTCAAGCATGGGAGCACAGCAGAACTCAAGTGTTCTCAAAAGTCCAATCTGGCACAGGTAGTTTGGAAGTTCAAAGATGATGTGCTGAGAGTGGAGAGTCCCAAGTACCGTCTGCTGGAAAAGGCACTGCTCATCTTCAATTTATCAGAAGGAGACAGTGGTGTTTACCAATGTTTgtcagaagaaaaagtgaaaaacaagaaattttCTCAAGTGCTGGCTAAGCATGTTttggaactgaaaaaaatgcagcataCCACAGTGGGCCCCACTGTGACAGCCACACCAACAGAAGGTAATAGTGATGTGCCAAAAGTATCAGCTGTATCAACCGAGGGGTCCACTGCTCACATCTCGACCACTCACATGGTACCAGTAACGACAGCAAGGATATTATCAAAGCCCATTGGTCCTGTCCTAACAAGTGTAGcctccagcacagagctcttCAATTCAATTCCTGATGCAGTCCCGGAAAAGACAATGTTCCTCAAGTCAAATGATAACTTCCTGTTGAtgttcctcttcctcttctttttcatcctctttttgTGCCTGCTCTCCTACAACTGTTACAAAGGCTACTTGCCAGGGCAGTGCTTGAAGTTTCGCTCTGTGATGCTGCTCGGTAAGAAGAAGACGAAGTCAGATTTTTCTGATTGTGAGCAAAGTGTGAAAGAGACGCTGGTGGAGCAGGGCAGTGTCAGCCACCAGAGTGGGGAACAGCCCAAGCCTGCGCACGACACCGGCTACGAGACCGAGCCCGACTGCGGGAacagccagctgcaggcaggggacTCGCAGGCATCCCGCGAGGCCAGGGACAAGCCCTTCGATGTCAAGTGCGAGCTCAAGTACGCTGACTCGGATGTGGAGGGGGAGTGAAGGCCCCGTTGTCCCTCTCAGTGGCGGAAGTGAGCTGTGGTCCTGCGGCTGGCTATTTGAGCACGGAGAGCCTGGGTGTGACAGCTAAGCCATAGCAGGGGTTACATGCTTAAGCTGTACAGCAAGCCAATTTTCATTCAGATCTCAGCAGATTAGAGAAGTGGTGTACTTGTCTGGAGACCGTAGCATCTTGTGTTGTACTgtggttttttctattttttttttcaaatggcCAGTTTCAGATCACCACTTGTTTATTCCCAGTTTTCCCCTCCAGTGAGTGCTTTGCTCTAGTAAAGCTACTTGCTTGTTCTTTGGCCATATTCTTCAATAGAGTAAAAGTAACTTTATAATTCAGTTGGCTTTAAAAAGTACTTCAGTCTACACATATTTTTAgttgccattaaaaaaagatCTAGTTTCATTTTAATTCCAAATTGGAAATTGAGTTTAGTTTATCAGATTGGTAAATTATAGACTTTTGTCCAGATTgggacattttttttctttgctcctaGTGATTGTTTTTAGTTTTATGCTTTGTGTTTTGGCACACTAGATCTCTTTAGTTGgttagttaatttttttaactgctcTATAAGTATCTTAGATTTTAAGGTATAATGGGGATAGCATTGCCTTGATTTATGTAAGACTCAGGGATAATCTTgtttaaaggcttttttctttgctgctttctaGAAATGTAGGTACTACAATATCAGTTCAAAACATGGAGTAAGTGGGGAATGGGGAAGGAGGaaac
This genomic stretch from Corvus hawaiiensis isolate bCorHaw1 chromosome Z, bCorHaw1.pri.cur, whole genome shotgun sequence harbors:
- the SEMA4D gene encoding semaphorin-4D isoform X5, with protein sequence MALCAYYAVWGLLLEVAVAFGPVPRITWEHKEVQLIHFNESKVSNYSTLLLSEDKNVLYVGAREVIFALNAVNIAEKQHELHWKVTEDKRTKCAVKGKSEQTECRNYVRVLQQLNDTFLYVCGTNAFQPTCDYLNLISFELGGKNEDGKGRCPFDPAQSYTSVMVDEELYSGTSYNFLGSEPIISRHSHQSPLRTEYAIPWLNEPNFVFADVIRADPNSTDGEDDKIYFFFTEVSVEYEFVGKLMIPRIARVCKRDQGGLRTLQKKWTSFLKARLICTIPDKNLIFNVINDVFILKSPTLKEPVIYGVFTPQLNNVGLSAVCAYNLSTVEEVFSKGKYMQSATVEQSHTKWVRYNGEIPNPRPGACINNEARASNYMSSLNLPDKTLQFVKDHPLMDDSVTPMGDRPRLVKRDVKYTQIVVDRVRVLNGTIYDVMFIGTDRGALHKAISYENGMHIIEETQLFPNFEPVQTLVLSSKTVSGGRRYLFAGSNSGVVQSPVAFCDKYTTCVDCVLARDPYCAWKPLEASCIDIFKEGEMERSWIQNIGGDASSCSGPDDSYFVWKKNGQKMKACITEQSHMLLDGRVHVLSWVKDSVSENTEYRCSFISKVGNTTSEVLITVEDKDSDGQDAWTKEFDTWRSAISEHDKMMQNWRKTWETCNKRNSL